The sequence GGAAATTTGAACgtaaaaatcgaaagaaaaattttacaCGGATATGTAGTTTTGCTAAGATCGCGGTCTAACCGATTTTACACTCTTCTCACCGTGCAATACCTgtagataatttttaatttgcatgaaaaagaaattaattcgaGCGAATACACGGTGATTTGCGTGTCCCAGTTTTTCTTGATAAAAAGAGGTCTTTTTATTCCTTGCACTTTTACATCGCTTTCTTGTGATATCTCTATTTTCCCATGCTCTCTGTGTTTTCTATTATGTTTtccctgtttctttcttttgtttaagAATATTTGTTACATCTCGCTGAGCTTTCATCAATTCTTTCTAAACAGTGCACGTATCGTAAGTACAGAAGTATTCCTtggaatttttacatttttagttgaTAAGTTACCTTAATTATTAGATACCTTCACAGATTTAAGGTAACGATAAATTTTGCCGAATAGATATGCATGCGTACGTGTTCACCGGAGCAGAAAGCATTAAACGTTACAGTTGTATTGCTTATCTCATAAACTTGTTCAAGTTATTTAACGAGTTTAGCACTTTGATACTTTGCGAGAACGCGAATATCGTTAATCGTTAACGGGACTCTCAATCTTTTTTTTAAACGTTCTTCCTTTTCTATTCTTTCCATCCCTTTAGGGGAATGAAAAGATCACGTTGGAAGTCCCTCGAATTTTTTACATTCTCTCACTAGAGAGAAGAATGGATAAAGTGAAGAGGCGCAAGGTGGGAAGTTCGTTTCACGCGTCACTCGTTAATATGTTAATCTTACGAgcaaaaatcttattttattgGCCGACGCCAGGCGCGGAAGACCCTATCGCAGGCAGAAAACGAGAACGTAAACGATTATTGCGACTTGATAAAAACACGGGATGAATAGGGTGTCGGTGTTTTCAACCCTTCCGTCCCGACAGCTTTTTTGCTCGTTCCAGCTCGGCAATCGCGACGAATAATAACTTTTTGCCTGACATTCTCAAACAGATATTTTCAAATAGGACCGTACATTCATAAATTCTTAATACTGCCATCAGTGAAAATACACGTTGCCTTTAACACTTTTGTGTCACTTTTTCTCATCTAACATCATTTTCTAAcgataatagaaaaatttatgtcacgtttaaattctaaataaacAACCAaaactatatatctatatatatatatattttttttagatagagatgaaaaagaaaaagaaaaatggagaaagaGGAAGGTGTTAATTCGGTTTATAACATTTTGATTCTGAGTAAACGAGAAAAGATATTATATTGTCTAagagagaaacaaaaagaaaataaaaagagcgAAAATGTTCGTTTAATTTATCGTTCGTTGGATTTTAAACAAGTAAGAAACAATCTATGTTatcgaatagaaataaaagaaaaaaatggtaTTTGACTATCTCTGTCTCTATTCAACGAACTTTTTGTGAATTTCTGCAACGTTCTTGAGAACTACTTTTATGAAGAAAGCTATGAAGAAAGTATGATTTAACGAGTACGTAATTCGCCGATTATCAACGTCCAATTCGTCTGAATCTCAATTGGTGAAACTCATTTCATTCAAGAAACAAATGAGTAACAACATGGGAATTCGTTGCATCTCGCGTATTTTGAATCGAAGAACAAGAAGTTTATAGAAGTCAAGAACAATTGTTATgtttttattcgaaattacTTGTCTtcgttaatataaaaaatattgtcgTCGTGCTTTTTAACAAGTAATTTACATACTGATTCTGATTAATTCATCGTTAATTTGAATACtttgataaaattcatatgTCGTTATAGTAAGAATGGACAAAAGTATCAGGATATATAATTATTCAGTATATGTTATTATTCTGGATATCGAGATCAATGTAGGACAGTGTGTTAGAAGTTTTCTCCGGAACGAAATAATTCTGAGGAAAATGTAACGTGGGAGATTCTGTTGATACTTCGAATAATTGTGTCTTTGGCTGAGTCACGTTTAGAAAAGAAACGATGAGGTAACGTAAGGGGTAGCATTTAGGCGGAACGTCTGAGTAAATTTAGTTCAAAATAAAAGCTAAAAGCAAGTGTGAGTAACAGGAAGACTGTTCAAGTTTTGAGTGAAGAAAGTTGATTCAttggtaaatttgaaaattgactgtaagaaaacaaattaaattgtAAGCAGTAACGAATTTAGGATCTATCGTTAGACTTGTATCAGccaataatttttacaaaattccatATCGTACGactgtacatatgtattttacgTGAATtactattgaaatttatattatctgaactacataaataaagaatataaaatagtattttCCTAGCATAAAAAGTTCCTTAAGTTTACAAAGAATACGAGAAAACCGTCGTTCATACACAATTCATACATCAATATTTTTCTTGAGCCACCGAAAATTTGCTTATTCGTTGAAATGGGAGCGCGATTGAGagataaaaattcgagaataGTAACGGAATTAAAAAACAAAGCACCTTGGGTGGGTCGAAATATATGGCAAATAATTATTCATTCGTTTGGATTAATTTTAAACGCGGAAACCATTTCATAAACATCGAGGCATTAATTAAAACGGTATCAAATAGCGAAAACAATATCTGGTCGTATTGAATTATATAGGTTACGTCAAAATTCACGGGAAGTCAGACTAAAATTGAAGAATTGCATTTGTTTGAATCGCATTTAAATGGAAACGCGTCTGGAAAGACCAGCACGGTGAAGTGTTGCGGTCGACAATTTACGAGACCGTTTCAATTAAACTTAAATGTACAGAGCGTTTCAGGAAACGAGGCGAGAAGTGAAATTAAACTTTCAACATTTTGCTAATGGTCAACAGAAACGAGTTGGAACGCGGAGAATATTCTGCATGTAATTCGCCAACAAATTAAAACTTTCAAGTTAACTGGGCTATCCGTTTGAATATTCCACCAAGATACAGGCTTCTTCAGTTTTTCGTAAGTAACCAGATGCGTAGATATTGAATCGTACGTTGATCGATGGTCATCTAagtcaaataaatttaaatatattatgtacattctatAGATAACATAATATCTAACtgattgaaaaaatattataagaatacCATTGCTACAGCTTGTTTCACAAAAATTGTCATCGATGTTATGAATATATTGATAAAACTTGAAACCAACCTGAAAAtatgtatagaaaatataaagtacTTATCGCAAACATATATTTGGTAAAAAATTGATATACTGCGTGAACCTATCTTAACCATAATACAATGAGTGCTAAATATAATTACTTAAACACTTGTATCAAATATCTTGTCATTTCTATATAcgttttcagatttgtttcacaCTTTATCGACATAACCATGATAGCCAAGTCTCATACTACGcggtatatactaataaaatttcaaaatacttcGTATAATGCAcgtaataaatttgtaaaagatgTCCACGAATGTTCTAATACTTTCGCGAgcttatgtatatacatatatttaactcaatataatatatttaacccATAGTGACTAAACCGCGTAAAAAGTTCATAATCGACGCATGCGTAATCGCGTACACGTGTTAAAGAAGCGCACCAATAGCATAACGTGGCGCGTACGCGTTCAAATGATGACTCGACTCGACCCGACCCGACCCAACACGACTCTGTACGATTCATCGCCGCGTAGGCCGACTCGACTCGATTCCACACGACTCGACCCGAGTCAACCGTCGTCACAGAGCCTTCGCGGTTCACCTAGTCATTTCGTAGTAGCATTCAGTTGCGGACGCGGACGTATAGGCTCGCTCGACTGCGCAGCAAATCCGACCGACCAGTCCGAGATCGGCTGTGACGGACATAATAGGATGAAGGATATCCGCTCGCAGGTGAGTTAGTTGCTCACGACTCCGTTACCTTGTTTCGAACAGAAGTCAAGGTCCGACAGAATGTTCGCGCCATAGCGACCACGTGGAACTTTGCCGCGTTTAAATTCTCCGATATTCCGACAGTCGCTTCTTATCTTGtcagttacatatatttttaaaatcatttttcttcCTGTCAatcgttaatttttttatttttgcattttatctTGTTTGTATTTTTGTCAGAATTTGTAGGTAAAGAGAAAGTTTGTTAATGTACAATAGTATACagtgaaatttgtattttttgatTAGAAGATAGATATTGTGTTCGTGAAGtgaatgtaatatttttgttgGCTCTTCTTGTGGCTTTGTTCGTGAAACTTGGCAGGTACAACGTAAGATCAGATAAGATCGTATAAATTCAGCTCGTGTTTTTAAAAGACGTTTTACCTTGCCTCTTAATAAACGTTCTACCTTTTTTAGCGTTGAGATTATTCGTTTAAATTCAGTTCGTGTCGCCGACATTTTAAGTACTTTCTCCCTTCTCCACAAATTCAATCTTTATTCCTAAaacgatattccatatttaCTAATCAAAATATATCCCAAGAAAGCAAATTTCGTATAATTAATGTAGAAAATTACAATCTCCTCCAAGTTTAACCATCCAATTTTCCTATCGGAAATCAAACTCCCATTCGAGATACCATGGAACGCGAACAGGCTGTTCGCCTGTATCAAAAAATTACGCTCGATATCATAAATATCGTCATATCGTCTCGACGATACATCAAAGTCTAGAACAAAAGCGACGAAGACTCGGTATTATCGTTTCAACTATCTACGAGCATCGAAATATTCTTTGCCTTATTTACAAGTAGCGACCACGTCGCGAAAGAAAAACAAGTAGTAGTCGATCGATCGCGATTCTTAATCGCCCTATCAAAGGTCACCAGACCTCGttcgtcgatcgaacgatccGGTGTACGATCACGACGCTATATACGGGCTCGCTAAAAGCGAATCCCAACGACACAGTGTCTCTGTCGAAAGGGAAGAGACGACAAAATCAGAGCTGAGAGACCAATGGCCGGTGCCGTTATCGGAGAAGACTGACATAATCGAGCCCGACCTATCGTTTCAGGGAGGTCAGCATCCTCCTACTATGGACCACGTCCCAAACAAGTcgatatagaataacgttaacCGTTCTTATatactcgtgaaagtatttgaacgcttgtaaatattttttacgtgtatattatgtatgttatgcgaaatattttgaaatttcattagtattaTGAGTCTCGACTATCATAATTATTTTGgtaatgtttgaaataaatctgaaaatgtatataggagTCACAAGATATTTAATGCAAGTAGGTATATAGTTAGCAGAGATCACAAaaggatttaataaaaaaaataaattctttagtaGATGATTGCACGTTGAAATGAAGTTGTTGATATCTACTGAATAATGGTAATATTTAAGTAATTTCTGTTAAGTAATTAATGTTTTTAAGACATTTGTATGATTAATCCTTCGTAACTAAGATTTCATTTGATCACAAGAAATTATTCATTtgtatactacacaacgttattgATATATCTTCGTAGAATCACTGTTACGCTTAGGTTTTACACGTATAATTGATCGATCATTGTGGAAAATATTATAGTATCAATCTGCGTTACTAGTATTTTTTTCTGTATCTATTCAGAGCGTCTGagttaaataaattgttttcatGGAAATCCTTCGGAAGAATGATGACATTAGGAATGTTACACAGACAATAACGAGTTAAATAATTTAcctaaattgtgatcgttgcataATTTATGTCACTATTATTAACAAAGGACTTTCCAGCGTATTCATTGCAGTGTTTGTTGGTAAAAGTGTCTAAGTAGTTAACTAACTGTTTGTCTtgataatattatgataatattcaatatttgtaATACTTGAAACGATCTGTCAATTTATTCAACGTTTTACCAACACACAGTTATTATCTCTGCAATTAATACTCTTGTTAATTACATCATCGTTACTTCTGGCTTTATTTCACTAATGCTCGAAATTCGTGTAAATTGTGtccaaataattttatactaaGTTAAAATCGCGTTAGcgcataattattttttatagaaaaatgtaaCAACTCATTTTATCACAACTTTATTTTACATAGATaaattgtacattatatatgtacacatgaTCATGAATACAAAAATACATCATGATTTAGAGTGAAATTTTAACAGAGGCAGACAAATACGACCGCTAGattgcagatatttatgcaaagtCATATTTTTGTCAAACACGATTGAAACAACAAAATTTagacaaaaatttatttcacctaATATCACGATGAAATCTCTACTTTGTAACTCTGCGCATTTTTTCATCTTTAAATTTCGCtttaaataaatgcataaaaataattacatagtctaattattatatatatatagacattaatatcgttattacCGACAATATAATCGGTCAAACAATTTCCAATCGCTGATCGAGACATATATAAATCGTATATATAATAATCGGATGCACGTGGTCAACGCTGTGATCCGGCGATCCATTTTTAGATTCCGGTTAAGGTGACGATTAAACGACCAAGGGAGGCCAACGCGTATTACATCCGTGTTCTTGGACGACGAAACGTCATTCTTGATCCTCCCACGCGATCTCTTGAAACGGAAATACCACGATGGCTCtagcaaagagaaagagaagagctAATTTCTTTAATGGGATGCCACGCTCGGTTTAAGAGACTTGTTCACATTCAATGTCCTTTTActaaatacattaataattaCCCGTGCAATCGTTCTTCTCTTTAATGATGCGTTTAATCCTTTATAACAAGGGAAAATCATTTATCACGCTAATAGTAACATTATCTATAAGAACATGAATTTCcaacgaataaaaaaatttctgaaacatttatttaagtatttaattACGGGCAGTCTACTTGAATGTTCGAATGAAAATTCTTAAAGCTTGTGAATCGGTAATTACGATAATCATGAATCAGGTTACAGAGATTTCTTATACAATTACATAGTGGTAATCAAAATAAATTAATGGTACTTAGATTTGATAGGAAATACATCGATCCAACGTGTTTATATTGAAATACGACAATTAAGGAATCAATAATATTGTGATTCTAATAATCGGTGAATGAATAGTTCAGCGTGAAAATACAAACGTCCCGCATTCCCGCCACGTTACGCATTTCTAATTGCGACTTGGCGCATCGAGCGGCAATTAAAAGTGACGCGCGCTTTCTACAAAGCAGAAGATTAATACGCGCATTCTCTGCTCTACATACGCCTTGTTCGTTAAAACATCTCTTCTTACTCTCTCGTCTCGCTACAGCGTCTCGTTCAAACGCTTACAAACCCACCTTTTTCCTCCGTTTCCTGCTCCTCCTCCCTCGCTAAGATGCAGCCGAAAGCGAAATACTACGTGCATCTTCGTGTGAACTGTAATCGCAAGCAACGTCTTTTCACAATGATATTGAAAACGTGaatcttaaaaaataacatttgcACCGTTGTCTGATCTTTTTCGAATTTGTGGAGATGATCAATGTGAAACTCTTTTCCTAAGCGGTTTATATTTCATCGGTCTGACGCATTCGTCGGATAGAAAGTTTGTGGGAACACGAATTCATTGTAATCGTAACTTTAATTGTACGTTATCAAAGTGGTGAATGGTGGACGAAGGGAAAGTTCAGATACGGTCTCTCGCGAAAGAACAACTGGGTCCCGGGGTCTCGACCTTACTTTGGTCTAATGACCACATAAAACGCAGGCTCGTGGACCCGTGAAACACGAAAGGCTGCACCGTGTCCATTCACGAAGAAGAATGAACGCCTACGCGCGCGCCTTTCTATTCTGGTCCGGACGAATCATGCTCATTCGTCTGATTCAGCCGTGACATGGGATGAGATTTTTCCACGATCCCCTGAATCTATCCGAATTATTCGATTCCTGTATAGGAAAAGAGGAAAGGTGGAAAAGTCCTGAAGTAGAAAAGAAATGTCAGATTCGGTAAATCATTAGTTTTTCGAAAAGAACTTCTATAATATGTTTTTCTTCGTCTTATTATACAGGATGCGGTCGAATAACATGTACAAGCGGGCACGAGgtgattatttatatatttcggaaataaataaataatttaggaGAAAATATAATGACAAAAATAGAAAGTTTCTCCACGCCTTCCTTATTTTTCCTGTAAATTTTGTTACTTAGAAATCACAAACGAAAAATACCATAAATAATatgaatgtaatttaatatcagaaGTGAATAATCGAATTGGTAATGCTTCGGGAGCTCGTTTATAAACTAGAGCCAAGCCAAGCTTGATTTATGTACAAAACAGTTTATGCCTAATGTTTACGTTCGTATAAATTATATCAATAGTATTTAGTGCCAAACGTATCGTGTTCTTTCGAGAGATACAAACGAAAATGAATCATCTGAACTCGTCGCTATTAGCATGATTAACAACGAGATAAAACATTTTCATGTTCACAGTTTGAGAAAAATGGCTTCGTCGTTCTGGAAGATTTCTTCCAACCGGAAGAGATCGACGAACTCAAATCTTGCGGAGAAGAATTCACTACCAACTTGCCTCCGGAAAATGAGAGGAAAGTTTTCAGTACGATAGAGTTGCAACAGGTACGAGTTGAATTAAGGAAATGTCTTATTTATTTAAGTATCATCGACACGACGCTtgcatttcgaatttatttattattcagagcaaagataaatattttctggACAGTGGTAACAAAATCAGTGTGTTCTTTGAGGCTGAAGCTTTAGACGATAATGGAAAGTTGAAAGTTCATCCTCGAGTGTCCTTAAATAAGGTAAAATAGAAGAtactaatttgaaataataataaacatttacaataattacttatataaatatcaaatatttcctTTGACAAAATTACAGGTAGGTCACGCCCTGCACTGGCTTCACCCTACATTCAAAAAATATACTTTTGATGAAAGAGTTAAAGAAGCAGCTTTCCAATTGGATTATCAAGAACCAGCTATTTGTCAGTCAATGTACATTTACAAAAATCCAGGAATTGGATCAGAAGGTaaagagaaacaaatatttcttacttttttttttatttcgttaaattatttcaattttcaacatCTAAATATAAGTTAATTTCATAATAGTAATAATGCACCAAGATGCAACATATTTGTATACGGAACCGGTGAAGCTTGTTGGTTTCTGGATCGCTTTGGAAGATGCTACTCAGGAAAATGGATGTCTATGGATCGCACCAGGTTCTCATAAGAGCGGTGTTCATCGACGTTATGTAAGGAATAAGGATTCAGAATCCAAGGAACTGTTAGTCTACGACAGAGCTGCACCTTGTTACCAGCTTAGTAATTTTCGACCAGTCCCAGTTAGCAAAGGAACCTGCATTCTCCTTCATGGACAAGTAGTACATTTTTCACATCCAAACAAAAACGATAAATCAAGGCACGCTTACACGTTTCACGTAATCGAGACGCAACACACCTCctattcgaaagaaaattggCTGCAACCACCTCCAGGAGGATTTCCAAAGTTGTacagaaattaaatttacagaGATAATGCTCGATCGGTAGAGCActgtcaaattattttattacaaattgccAGGGAACATTATTTAATATCTATTGCTATTCTGGCTGtgcatttttattttccaccttgtacaaaagttatttcttgtattataatatagaaatattagtaTAAGTGTTACATACATTATGTAAAACGGATGTAGCTGAATTCAGAAGAATTTTAGTCGGTTTATAAATAATCATCTATGTACATCAGTAGTTCGCTAATCTACTAAAATGAATATTGAGTTCTTGGAGCTGACGTAGACCTCTATCCAATACGTCCTCCTTTCGTTTCACGCAACAATATACATCAAGAGGCTCTATTTTAACATCGTTTAACTTCAGTGCTATTAATGCATTCTCAGGAAGAAACGTTATCAATGTCTGATATAAATCTATTAGTGTTCGATAATCCGTACAAGAATTTTTGACTTGTTCTACTACACTGCAATAAAATATGATTGTTACTATGTACACATATAAAAGAGtggttaaataatttaataataaacaacTTACGCGCTTAGATTGCattctaatttatttacattcgcTGCAATTTCTGGTActgttttttttataaattctacAGATGGAGCTGGATTAGAAACATTGTACTGCAAAGTGCAGGGCATTCCTATTGTTTTGGCCGTTATACCACTGTacatataaatgaataaatatcaataatacatcataaacaaatataattagGAAACTTACGCCATATCTCGAGCGTAAACATATGCTGCTTCAAAATACTGAAAAGCTTTCTGTGCTCTTTGTTCTTGTTTCTCGACATCATTTTCAACTCCGATTACATTATACAGTTTGTgattatttatttgagattcaTATTCACGACATTTGCCTTTTAACTCCTAAAAAAAACGATACCGTTAGGAAAATGCATATTATTTCAGGATActttaaaatgatattaatagAAGAAATTGTGAGAATAATTACATCAATTTTTTTAGATATTCGTAACATTAAAACTGAATGTTTATCTATATTAACCATTTGTACCAGATCATTAAATTTGTCCAAGATATAACTATTTTCCTTTAAAGTCTTTGGGCCTTaaagagaaaaatgtttaaacattaataaaaatctttgaaacgatgatcttttttaaaatatagaaacaaaattaccagatatatctttaaatatctgtaataattcttttaaagTATATTCTGCTGCTCTTCGAAATGATTCACTTGTAGCAGCTATCCAATGTTTTACAGCACATTGTAAAACAGTCAAAGTTGTCCAAGGTGGttttataataacatatttttcCCAAGATGATCCATATAAAGCATACATTTCTTTACTGACTATCTgtaaaaaaattactattaatttatatatatatatttttttttcttatattacctaattataacatatatcatCTTTATGCTTACTACTGTTAGAAAGTCTCTTATAACACTTTTTATGTCCTCGTATATTTCATCTGATAACTGCAATTCCTCACACATAATTGATGTAGAATTCAAACTGAAACTTTCTCGATTTCCATTATTAGAATTAGACAATGATTTATTTACATTGGTGGCATTAAGATAGTCGACTTTTTCAAGGGGATCATTTCTTCCAAGTGTCACAATATCATAAATCATCGCTTTATTACAAAGAtttacgtcataagataataataCCTAAATAATAAAGAACCAAAATATAAAGtcacatttaaatattttgataaaagtaCGTTATATTATAACTTACCACGGATTTCCCTAAATCACGAATTTGTAAACAAGTC comes from Bombus terrestris chromosome 7, iyBomTerr1.2, whole genome shotgun sequence and encodes:
- the LOC100648165 gene encoding phytanoyl-CoA dioxygenase domain-containing protein 1 homolog gives rise to the protein MKDIRSQFEKNGFVVLEDFFQPEEIDELKSCGEEFTTNLPPENERKVFSTIELQQSKDKYFLDSGNKISVFFEAEALDDNGKLKVHPRVSLNKVGHALHWLHPTFKKYTFDERVKEAAFQLDYQEPAICQSMYIYKNPGIGSEVIMHQDATYLYTEPVKLVGFWIALEDATQENGCLWIAPGSHKSGVHRRYVRNKDSESKELLVYDRAAPCYQLSNFRPVPVSKGTCILLHGQVVHFSHPNKNDKSRHAYTFHVIETQHTSYSKENWLQPPPGGFPKLYRN